In one Rhodospirillaceae bacterium genomic region, the following are encoded:
- a CDS encoding VOC family protein, with protein sequence MDKTTNTHLFQILGLDHVVLRVMDLERAKQFYCGVLGCTVDRFREDLGLLQLRAGRSLIDLVDVNGTLGIRGGTAPHMNAPNMDHFCLRIEPFSEASIRTHLKAHTVEIGESGMRYGADGNGPSIYIKDPDGNAVELKGPPEDVSA encoded by the coding sequence ATGGATAAAACGACAAATACTCACCTCTTTCAGATTTTAGGCTTAGATCACGTTGTCTTGCGCGTGATGGACCTCGAACGCGCCAAGCAGTTCTACTGCGGCGTATTGGGCTGCACAGTTGACCGATTCCGGGAAGATCTCGGGCTCCTTCAACTCAGAGCTGGCAGATCTTTAATTGATCTCGTTGATGTCAACGGCACGTTAGGTATCCGCGGTGGAACTGCACCACACATGAACGCCCCCAACATGGATCACTTTTGCCTGCGCATTGAACCCTTTTCTGAAGCGTCTATTCGCACCCATTTAAAAGCTCATACTGTAGAAATCGGTGAATCTGGAATGCGATACGGCGCGGATGGCAATGGGCCATCGATTTATATTAAGGACCCAGATGGCAACGCGGTGGAGTTGAAGGGGCCGCCGGAAGATGTGTCTGCGTAG
- a CDS encoding aspartate carbamoyltransferase catalytic subunit gives MHDPIFPHHHLLGIEGLSPLEINRLLDLSDPYVEVNRGPDKVSESLKGRTIVNLFFENSTRTRTSFELAALRLGANVINMQVEASSVSKGETLIDTAVTLNAMHPDVLVVRHPQSGAVKLLADKVNCAVVNGGDGSHEHPTQALLDALTIRRRRDKIEGLKVAICGDVTHSRVARSNFYLLLTLGAEVRVIAPRTLIPSHLDRLGVQTFSDMREGLKDCDIVMMLRVQNERMSGSFIPSVREYFRFFGLDREKLSLAKPDALIMHPGPMNRGVEIDSDVADDFERSVIREQVELGVAVRMAVLELLANNLSADRAKGSKP, from the coding sequence ATGCATGACCCTATCTTCCCGCACCATCATCTCCTCGGGATCGAAGGGCTTTCCCCCTTAGAAATCAATCGGCTATTGGACCTCTCAGACCCCTATGTCGAGGTCAATCGCGGTCCGGATAAAGTGTCCGAAAGTCTGAAGGGCCGGACGATCGTGAACCTGTTCTTCGAGAACTCGACCCGTACGCGCACCTCCTTCGAACTCGCCGCCCTGCGCCTAGGCGCGAACGTGATCAATATGCAGGTTGAGGCCAGCTCCGTCTCCAAGGGTGAAACCCTTATTGATACGGCGGTGACGCTGAATGCCATGCACCCAGATGTCTTAGTGGTACGGCACCCCCAATCGGGCGCGGTGAAACTCCTGGCTGATAAAGTGAACTGTGCCGTGGTTAACGGCGGGGACGGCAGCCACGAGCATCCGACACAAGCCTTACTCGATGCGCTCACCATCCGCCGCCGCCGGGATAAGATCGAAGGCTTAAAGGTTGCCATCTGTGGCGACGTCACCCATAGCCGGGTCGCACGCTCAAACTTTTACCTGCTGCTCACTCTTGGCGCTGAAGTTCGCGTGATCGCGCCACGGACTCTGATCCCCAGTCATCTCGACCGCTTGGGCGTGCAAACCTTCTCGGACATGCGCGAAGGGCTTAAGGATTGTGACATCGTGATGATGCTCCGGGTCCAAAACGAACGCATGAGCGGCAGTTTCATCCCGTCCGTTCGGGAATACTTCCGCTTCTTTGGTTTGGATCGCGAGAAACTATCTCTCGCCAAACCCGACGCCTTGATTATGCACCCTGGTCCCATGAATCGCGGGGTCGAGATCGACTCTGATGTGGCTGACGATTTCGAACGAAGTGTCATACGCGAACAGGTCGAACTTGGTGTTGCTGTCAGAATGGCGGTCCTAGAACTGTTGGCGAATAATTTGAGCGCTGACCGGGCTAAGGGTTCAAAACCATGA
- the pyrC gene encoding dihydroorotase — MSTPNTMKIAYIDARILDPATGLDIVGDLLTIGEDIADFGENLFGSAPPSDATIINAKGLCLAPGLVDMRVQVREPGEEHKESLRSAAEAAVAGGVTTMVCLPNTQPVLDDQATLEFVARRARLLALTKVYAYGAATKGLKGKELAELGLLAEAGAVAFTDGTVAIADTQVMRRVLSYAATFDLMIVQHPEDAALAGNGVVTSGEMATRLGLSSIPREAEIIMLERDMRLVEMTGARYHAAHVSTSESVEIIARAKDKGLRVTCDTAPFYFALNELTVGEYRTFAKLSPPLRSDEDRQAIVEGLKSGIIDVIASDHSPQDQDSKRLPFAQAAFGGSGLETLLAVSLDLVHNEDLSLIETLKRVTCSPAQLLGLDAGHLRKGSPADLVLFAPNEGWKVVGDNFKSKSKNTPFDGRPVQGKVFRTIIDGRTVFEAAS; from the coding sequence ATGAGCACTCCAAATACGATGAAGATTGCTTACATAGACGCGCGCATTCTCGACCCGGCGACGGGTTTGGATATCGTCGGGGATCTTTTGACCATCGGCGAGGATATTGCTGACTTCGGCGAGAATCTTTTTGGAAGCGCGCCCCCCTCCGACGCGACCATCATCAATGCCAAAGGTCTTTGCCTCGCACCTGGTTTAGTCGATATGCGAGTGCAAGTAAGAGAACCAGGCGAAGAACATAAAGAGTCGCTGAGAAGCGCCGCTGAAGCGGCCGTTGCCGGTGGCGTCACAACCATGGTCTGCTTGCCGAACACCCAACCGGTGCTTGATGATCAAGCCACCCTGGAGTTCGTCGCCCGTCGTGCCCGCCTGCTGGCCCTCACAAAAGTCTACGCATATGGCGCAGCGACCAAGGGACTTAAAGGCAAAGAACTCGCGGAACTTGGATTACTGGCCGAGGCCGGCGCAGTGGCATTCACCGATGGCACGGTCGCCATCGCAGATACCCAGGTGATGCGGCGGGTTCTGTCCTACGCTGCAACCTTTGACCTGATGATTGTTCAGCACCCGGAGGATGCTGCGCTCGCTGGAAACGGTGTGGTGACCTCCGGCGAGATGGCAACGCGATTGGGACTTTCTTCAATTCCACGCGAAGCCGAAATTATTATGCTTGAACGCGATATGCGTCTGGTTGAGATGACGGGCGCACGATATCATGCCGCTCACGTTTCCACATCCGAAAGCGTTGAGATCATTGCCCGGGCCAAAGATAAAGGCCTGCGCGTCACCTGTGACACGGCCCCCTTCTACTTTGCCTTAAATGAATTAACCGTCGGCGAGTATCGCACGTTCGCAAAACTGTCTCCACCTCTACGCAGTGATGAAGACCGGCAAGCTATTGTTGAAGGCTTAAAATCAGGCATCATTGACGTCATCGCCAGCGACCATTCACCACAGGACCAAGACAGTAAACGCCTGCCCTTTGCGCAGGCTGCTTTTGGCGGTTCGGGGCTGGAAACGCTTTTGGCCGTCTCGCTTGACCTCGTGCATAATGAAGACCTCAGCCTGATTGAAACGTTAAAGCGGGTCACTTGCAGCCCGGCTCAACTGCTCGGATTAGACGCGGGTCATTTACGCAAGGGATCGCCCGCAGACCTCGTGTTATTTGCCCCCAACGAAGGGTGGAAAGTGGTTGGCGACAACTTTAAATCCAAGTCCAAAAACACACCGTTCGACGGTCGCCCGGTACAGGGGAAAGTCTTCCGGACCATCATCGATGGCCGCACCGTATTCGAGGCCGCATCCTGA
- a CDS encoding glutathione S-transferase N-terminal domain-containing protein yields the protein MIDLYTFPTPNGWKASIMLEEVGLPYAVHIIDIMKDEQFGHAFLKISPNNKIPAIVDPDGPDGAPISVFESGAILLYLARKTNSPLLPEEHRKFVEVTEWLMFQMASIGPMFGQMGHFVKFAKEDVPYAKKRYTDESRRILGVMNTRLANNAYLAGEYSIADIASYGWTKSAESMFAGLGEWENVNRWFEAVGARPAVQKGLRVPTL from the coding sequence ATGATCGACCTGTATACATTCCCAACACCGAACGGCTGGAAAGCCTCAATCATGTTGGAAGAAGTGGGTCTTCCTTACGCTGTGCACATCATCGATATTATGAAAGATGAGCAGTTCGGGCATGCGTTTCTGAAGATCAGCCCTAACAACAAAATTCCGGCGATTGTTGATCCCGATGGCCCGGATGGTGCGCCAATTTCTGTTTTTGAGTCCGGCGCGATCCTGTTGTATCTCGCGCGAAAAACAAATAGCCCGTTGCTGCCTGAAGAACACCGTAAGTTCGTCGAGGTGACCGAGTGGCTCATGTTCCAAATGGCGAGCATCGGGCCAATGTTCGGCCAAATGGGCCATTTTGTTAAGTTTGCAAAAGAAGACGTCCCCTATGCAAAGAAACGCTACACCGATGAGAGCCGGCGGATCTTAGGGGTGATGAATACCCGTCTGGCAAACAACGCCTATCTCGCCGGAGAGTATTCGATTGCCGATATCGCAAGCTATGGCTGGACGAAGTCTGCAGAGTCCATGTTTGCCGGGCTCGGCGAATGGGAGAATGTTAACAGATGGTTCGAGGCCGTCGGCGCGCGACCAGCCGTTCAAAAAGGACTGCGTGTTCCTACTCTTTAG
- a CDS encoding DUF481 domain-containing protein, with product MQRSMPASSTQIPKKRPFSVLNRRFFAALAMLGFSASGPVLADTGETGLSGEVNVGGSMSTGNSDTTRVDAEIKARYKAGRLEDNYRLLGEFADDSGTTTAQRILASVESRFDVQERLFVFGYLEYDDDKFSGFKYEVESAIGVGYKIIEDENLRFLVQVGPGYRYSKFSTPVPPAVPLVSSSEDGILVRGSAELEYDITETTFLSNALIVTWDSDRTKIENTTALTTKLIGDLSTRLSLNVRHNTDPPLLTKKTDTLSKVSLVYGF from the coding sequence ATGCAACGCTCTATGCCCGCGTCTTCCACCCAAATCCCTAAAAAACGCCCTTTTTCTGTTCTAAACAGACGATTTTTTGCCGCATTGGCCATGCTCGGTTTTAGCGCAAGCGGACCAGTTTTAGCCGATACTGGTGAAACCGGCCTATCTGGCGAAGTGAATGTCGGTGGCTCCATGTCCACCGGAAACTCAGACACCACGCGAGTGGATGCTGAGATTAAGGCGCGCTACAAAGCCGGTCGGTTGGAAGACAATTACAGACTGCTAGGCGAGTTTGCAGACGACAGCGGCACAACAACCGCACAGCGCATCTTAGCCTCCGTCGAATCTCGATTTGACGTCCAGGAGCGGCTTTTTGTTTTCGGATACCTGGAATACGACGACGATAAATTCTCAGGGTTCAAGTATGAAGTCGAAAGTGCCATCGGTGTTGGCTACAAGATCATAGAAGATGAGAATTTACGCTTTCTGGTACAAGTCGGTCCTGGTTATCGCTACAGCAAGTTTTCAACGCCTGTCCCTCCCGCTGTCCCTCTGGTATCTTCCTCTGAAGATGGCATTCTCGTACGCGGCAGCGCTGAGTTGGAATACGACATCACAGAGACCACGTTCTTAAGCAACGCCTTGATTGTGACCTGGGACAGCGACAGAACAAAAATCGAAAACACGACTGCCCTGACAACCAAATTAATTGGCGATCTGTCGACACGGCTCTCCCTTAATGTCCGTCACAATACAGATCCACCGCTTCTGACAAAGAAAACGGATACGCTGTCTAAGGTCTCATTGGTTTACGGCTTCTAG
- a CDS encoding cupin domain-containing protein has protein sequence MTAEELIEHLNLEPHPKEGGFFREIYRSHATVPQEVLPDGYDGARSFSTAIYYLLTPDTFSHLHTVASDETFHFYLGDPVEMLQLFPDGQGQTRTLGQDIATDQHVTLTVPRGVWQGCRLKTGGTFALMGCTVSPGFEYQDYGHADRVTLCARYPDFVTEIKALTEA, from the coding sequence GTGACCGCTGAAGAGCTCATCGAACATCTGAACTTAGAACCCCATCCCAAAGAAGGCGGTTTCTTTCGTGAGATATATCGTTCCCACGCAACCGTCCCTCAAGAGGTTCTGCCAGATGGGTATGACGGCGCGCGCAGCTTTAGCACCGCTATTTATTATCTGCTAACACCGGATACGTTTTCGCATCTGCACACCGTCGCCAGCGACGAAACATTCCATTTTTATTTAGGGGACCCGGTTGAGATGCTGCAACTCTTCCCCGATGGCCAAGGCCAAACGCGAACGTTGGGCCAAGATATTGCCACCGACCAGCACGTCACCCTGACTGTACCCCGAGGGGTTTGGCAAGGATGTCGGCTGAAGACTGGCGGCACGTTTGCTTTGATGGGCTGCACGGTCTCTCCGGGCTTTGAATACCAGGACTACGGCCATGCAGATCGCGTGACGCTCTGTGCCAGGTATCCTGATTTCGTGACCGAGATCAAGGCATTAACAGAAGCCTAA
- the ruvX gene encoding Holliday junction resolvase RuvX: MTICKPAALKEVLIKGQCILGLDVGTKTVGVAISDTALIIASPLTVIQRVKFTKDAEQLVKLIEDNTVGALVVGLPIEMDGDEGRQAQSVRTFIENFLAIRDIPTAFWDERLSTVAVERMMVEKADLSRKKRGKVVDRAAAAYILQGVLNFLTQN, translated from the coding sequence ATGACGATCTGCAAGCCCGCCGCATTGAAAGAGGTTCTGATAAAGGGCCAATGCATACTGGGCCTGGACGTAGGGACCAAAACAGTTGGTGTCGCCATATCAGATACGGCGCTGATTATCGCCTCACCGCTCACCGTGATTCAGCGCGTGAAATTCACTAAAGATGCTGAGCAGTTGGTTAAGTTAATCGAGGACAACACGGTGGGAGCCCTGGTCGTGGGGTTACCCATTGAGATGGACGGTGACGAAGGCCGTCAGGCTCAGTCTGTACGGACTTTTATAGAAAATTTTCTGGCCATTCGCGATATTCCCACAGCTTTCTGGGATGAACGGCTGTCGACGGTCGCGGTTGAACGCATGATGGTCGAAAAAGCTGACTTAAGCCGCAAAAAACGTGGAAAAGTAGTGGATCGCGCTGCCGCCGCCTATATTTTGCAGGGCGTGCTTAACTTTTTGACGCAAAATTAG
- a CDS encoding glutathione S-transferase family protein, with product MPDIELFSYEACPFAQRTRMMMLEKGIDCALTEVDLYNKPDWWKELSPHGKVPLIRHNGDIVYESRIINEYLEEVYPEPPLLPADPMLRAKARIWIDYCDSYFLPALHKLIADKRDEEKQIENRKAVSEKFLFIEKEGLKKMGNGPYFMGNTLTLIDLQFMPFMERFPCYEELWGAKIPEECGRLRTWIDAMQDRDSHKATASAHAFHMERYSRYDEAA from the coding sequence ATGCCGGACATTGAACTTTTCAGTTATGAAGCCTGCCCTTTCGCCCAGCGCACGCGCATGATGATGCTGGAAAAAGGCATAGACTGTGCGTTGACGGAAGTGGATTTGTACAACAAACCGGACTGGTGGAAAGAACTATCTCCCCATGGCAAAGTGCCCTTGATCAGACATAACGGCGACATTGTTTATGAATCACGGATCATCAACGAGTACTTGGAAGAGGTCTATCCGGAGCCACCATTGCTGCCCGCCGACCCCATGCTTCGCGCCAAGGCGAGAATCTGGATTGATTACTGCGACTCATATTTCCTTCCTGCTCTGCATAAGCTCATCGCAGACAAAAGAGATGAAGAAAAGCAAATAGAAAACCGTAAAGCCGTCTCCGAGAAGTTCTTGTTTATCGAGAAGGAAGGGCTAAAAAAGATGGGGAACGGTCCGTACTTCATGGGCAACACTCTGACGTTGATTGACTTGCAATTCATGCCTTTTATGGAACGCTTCCCATGTTATGAAGAACTCTGGGGCGCTAAGATTCCGGAAGAGTGTGGACGATTAAGAACATGGATCGATGCCATGCAGGACCGCGATAGCCATAAAGCTACGGCAAGCGCACACGCGTTTCATATGGAACGCTACAGCAGATACGATGAGGCTGCTTAA
- a CDS encoding VOC family protein: MLGPILAVTLAVPDLAAAERAYGDTLGYQVVERGEISAEVSGVWNAAITAGRPYLIMQPASGADMVFRFVESPPVPGYQPLKTYGWNANELLVQDVDAMPARLDGSDFEIVALPRNLSTTDDIKAMQVLGPAKELTYFTTVKNPAFGLGQAESFVDRVFIVINGGKSMDSHIGFYNGTLGIETSEPQLVRMSALNKILGYDSEKMHPLATADIGGPFKIELDQYPEGTTARPILPGDIPPGISIVTFLVEDLDAIPVDFRAKPLQPSGAPYGGGRAGVIVGPNGEWLELIQRP; this comes from the coding sequence ATGTTGGGCCCCATACTCGCTGTGACACTTGCTGTTCCCGACCTCGCCGCCGCCGAGCGCGCCTATGGCGATACACTGGGTTATCAAGTTGTCGAAAGAGGTGAAATCAGTGCGGAAGTCTCCGGCGTTTGGAATGCGGCCATAACAGCCGGGCGGCCCTATCTGATTATGCAGCCCGCCAGCGGTGCAGACATGGTATTCCGCTTCGTGGAGTCTCCGCCCGTGCCTGGGTACCAACCCTTAAAAACCTACGGCTGGAACGCCAACGAATTGTTGGTGCAGGATGTCGATGCCATGCCAGCCCGCCTGGACGGCTCTGACTTTGAAATTGTTGCCCTGCCTCGCAACCTGTCAACAACAGATGATATCAAAGCCATGCAGGTCTTAGGGCCAGCAAAAGAACTCACCTACTTCACCACGGTCAAAAACCCAGCCTTTGGTTTGGGACAGGCTGAGTCTTTTGTGGATCGCGTTTTTATTGTCATTAATGGCGGCAAATCCATGGACAGCCACATCGGGTTTTATAATGGAACGCTCGGCATTGAGACCTCAGAGCCGCAACTTGTTCGCATGTCCGCTTTAAACAAAATTCTCGGTTACGACTCAGAAAAAATGCATCCTCTCGCTACCGCTGACATCGGTGGCCCCTTCAAGATCGAACTGGACCAGTATCCCGAGGGGACAACGGCGCGGCCTATTCTTCCGGGCGACATTCCGCCTGGTATTTCTATCGTTACTTTCCTGGTCGAAGACTTGGATGCCATCCCGGTCGATTTTAGAGCCAAGCCACTGCAACCAAGCGGTGCGCCATACGGTGGCGGACGGGCGGGTGTTATCGTCGGTCCAAATGGAGAGTGGCTCGAACTTATTCAGCGGCCATAA
- the gatC gene encoding Asp-tRNA(Asn)/Glu-tRNA(Gln) amidotransferase subunit GatC, protein MSLDDATVRKIAVLARIDVPEQDLNPLAQELSGILDWIEQLQEVDTDAVEPMTGGTDLTLKWRKDAISDGGHADKVLANAPESHEGFFGVPKVIE, encoded by the coding sequence ATGTCGCTCGACGACGCCACTGTCCGAAAAATAGCTGTTCTCGCGCGGATCGACGTGCCGGAGCAAGATCTTAACCCACTGGCCCAAGAACTTAGCGGAATATTGGACTGGATAGAGCAACTCCAGGAAGTTGATACGGATGCGGTGGAGCCCATGACGGGCGGCACTGACCTCACTCTGAAATGGCGCAAAGACGCGATTTCTGATGGCGGTCATGCCGACAAAGTGCTGGCCAATGCGCCAGAGTCCCATGAAGGCTTTTTCGGCGTGCCAAAGGTTATTGAATAA
- the gatA gene encoding Asp-tRNA(Asn)/Glu-tRNA(Gln) amidotransferase subunit GatA → MSDLTKLDLATARDGLAKGDFSAVELTQAYLKSMEVHRDLNAFITEVPELAIERAKEADHNRTHKQAGVLEGIPLGIKDLFCTEGILTTAASHILDGFTPPYESTVTANLKAAGAITIGKTNLDEFAMGSSNETSYYGGVHNPWKKHGDPRPLVPGGSSGGSAAAVAAHMCAGATGTDTGGSIRQPAAFCGIVGMKPTYGRCSRWGTIAFASSLDQAGPMTRTVRDSAILLSVMAGHDPKDSTSADMPVPDFEAALSGDIKGLRIGIPAEYRIDGLNAEIAALWDQGIAWLKAAGAEVIDIALPHTKYALPTYYIVAPAEASSNLARYDGVRFGLRVEGETLDDMYSKTRAAGFGDEVKRRIMIGTYALSAGYYDAYYLKAQKVRQLIAQDFVAAFDGVDAILTPTAPTSAFALGEKSDDPIAMYLNDVFTVPASLAGLPGISVPAGLSSEGLPLGLQLLTKRWDEETLFRVAGVLEDAAAFPGLAANGEG, encoded by the coding sequence ATGAGCGATTTGACCAAACTCGACTTGGCGACAGCCCGCGATGGTCTGGCAAAAGGTGATTTCAGCGCCGTCGAACTGACACAGGCTTATCTGAAGTCTATGGAGGTTCATCGCGACCTGAACGCGTTTATCACGGAAGTTCCCGAGCTTGCGATCGAACGGGCGAAAGAAGCCGATCACAATCGCACACATAAACAAGCAGGCGTGCTTGAGGGGATTCCTCTCGGTATCAAAGATTTATTCTGTACCGAAGGTATTCTAACGACCGCTGCGTCACATATTCTGGATGGCTTCACACCCCCCTATGAGAGCACCGTAACGGCCAATCTCAAGGCGGCTGGCGCGATTACGATTGGCAAAACCAATCTGGATGAGTTCGCCATGGGCTCCTCCAATGAGACCAGCTATTACGGCGGTGTTCACAATCCCTGGAAAAAGCACGGCGACCCTCGGCCATTGGTGCCTGGCGGGTCTTCAGGCGGTTCTGCAGCGGCGGTTGCCGCGCATATGTGTGCTGGGGCGACTGGCACTGACACGGGTGGTTCTATCCGCCAGCCTGCGGCCTTCTGCGGCATTGTGGGCATGAAACCGACTTACGGTCGTTGCTCGCGCTGGGGCACCATTGCCTTTGCGAGCTCTTTAGATCAGGCCGGGCCGATGACGCGGACCGTGCGCGATTCTGCCATTCTGCTGTCGGTGATGGCCGGGCACGACCCGAAAGACTCAACATCGGCGGACATGCCGGTTCCTGATTTTGAAGCTGCGTTGTCTGGCGACATTAAAGGCTTGCGCATTGGTATTCCTGCCGAGTACCGGATCGACGGCTTAAATGCCGAGATCGCGGCGCTGTGGGATCAAGGTATTGCGTGGCTCAAGGCGGCCGGGGCGGAGGTTATCGATATCGCTTTGCCGCACACCAAATATGCCCTGCCGACGTATTACATTGTGGCTCCCGCTGAAGCCTCATCGAACCTTGCCCGTTATGACGGCGTCCGGTTTGGGCTCAGGGTTGAAGGCGAAACGCTAGATGATATGTATTCCAAGACCCGCGCAGCTGGCTTTGGCGATGAAGTAAAGCGCCGCATCATGATTGGCACTTACGCACTCTCTGCGGGGTATTACGATGCTTACTACCTCAAAGCTCAAAAAGTCAGACAGTTGATTGCGCAAGATTTTGTCGCTGCTTTTGACGGCGTTGATGCCATTTTGACTCCGACTGCGCCGACGTCCGCGTTTGCCCTGGGCGAGAAATCTGATGATCCAATTGCCATGTATCTCAATGATGTGTTCACAGTGCCTGCATCATTGGCTGGTTTGCCGGGGATTTCAGTGCCTGCGGGGCTGTCCTCTGAGGGCTTGCCTCTTGGCTTGCAACTCCTGACCAAACGATGGGACGAGGAGACCTTATTTCGTGTGGCCGGTGTGCTTGAGGACGCGGCAGCGTTTCCGGGTTTAGCCGCCAACGGGGAGGGCTAA
- the gatB gene encoding Asp-tRNA(Asn)/Glu-tRNA(Gln) amidotransferase subunit GatB has translation MSFLIKGETGDWEVVIGLEVHAQVISNAKLFSGSPTDFGAEPNSQVSFVDAAMPGMLPVVNEVCVEQAVRTGLGLKAHINKRSVFARKNYFYADLPQGYQISQFELPIVGEGTLVLDLPEGETREVGIERLHLEQDAGKSIHDLHPSKSFIDLNRSGVALMEVVSKPDMRSPEEAGAYLRKLRSIVRYLGTCDGNMDEGSMRCDANVSVRPVGEDGLRTRCEIKNVNSVRFVMQAIEHEARRHVDVYESGGEITQETRLYDPSKGETRPMRSKEMAHDYRYFPDPDLLPLVFDDAYVEQIRATLPELPDEKKERFMTDFGLTPYDASVLVVERETANYFEDVAKGRDAKAAANWVISNLFGALNKKGVSITDSPVTAENLGKLIDLITDNTISGRIAKDVFEIMVEEGKDPETIVEEKGLKQITDTGPIEAAIDQVMADNPDKVSDYRGGKDKLIGWFVGQVMKQTGGKANPGMLNELLKKKLAP, from the coding sequence ATGAGCTTTCTCATAAAAGGTGAAACGGGTGACTGGGAAGTCGTGATCGGGCTGGAAGTTCATGCCCAGGTCATATCCAACGCCAAATTATTTTCAGGCTCGCCAACAGACTTCGGGGCCGAGCCCAATAGCCAGGTCTCTTTTGTTGATGCCGCCATGCCGGGCATGCTGCCGGTCGTCAATGAAGTCTGCGTGGAACAAGCTGTGCGCACGGGTCTTGGCCTTAAAGCGCACATCAACAAGCGCAGCGTCTTTGCCCGTAAGAACTATTTTTACGCAGACCTGCCGCAAGGTTATCAGATCAGTCAGTTTGAATTGCCGATTGTGGGCGAGGGGACACTCGTTCTGGATCTTCCTGAAGGGGAAACGCGAGAAGTTGGTATTGAACGCCTTCACCTTGAACAAGATGCCGGCAAGTCCATTCACGATCTGCATCCATCGAAGTCCTTCATTGATCTCAACCGCTCGGGTGTTGCGCTTATGGAAGTGGTGTCGAAGCCTGACATGCGCTCCCCGGAAGAAGCCGGCGCTTATCTCAGAAAATTGAGGTCAATCGTCAGGTATCTTGGCACCTGTGACGGGAATATGGATGAAGGCTCGATGCGTTGCGATGCCAACGTGTCTGTGCGTCCTGTTGGCGAAGATGGATTGCGGACGCGCTGTGAAATTAAAAACGTGAACTCAGTGCGCTTTGTGATGCAAGCCATCGAGCACGAAGCCCGCCGCCATGTAGATGTCTATGAATCTGGTGGGGAGATCACTCAGGAAACCAGATTGTACGACCCCAGCAAGGGCGAAACCCGTCCGATGCGCTCAAAAGAAATGGCCCATGATTACCGGTATTTTCCGGATCCCGATCTGCTGCCGCTGGTGTTCGATGACGCGTATGTTGAACAGATCAGAGCCACATTGCCCGAATTGCCGGATGAGAAAAAAGAACGGTTCATGACCGACTTTGGGCTCACACCTTATGACGCCAGTGTTCTGGTCGTGGAGCGGGAAACGGCGAATTATTTCGAAGATGTTGCTAAGGGACGCGATGCCAAGGCGGCCGCCAACTGGGTTATTTCAAACCTGTTTGGTGCCCTGAATAAAAAGGGCGTGTCGATTACGGACAGCCCTGTAACGGCTGAGAACCTGGGCAAGTTGATTGATCTGATAACCGACAACACGATTTCAGGACGCATTGCAAAAGATGTCTTTGAGATCATGGTGGAAGAGGGCAAGGACCCTGAGACTATCGTAGAGGAAAAGGGCCTCAAGCAGATCACCGATACTGGGCCGATTGAAGCTGCGATTGACCAAGTTATGGCGGACAATCCGGACAAGGTCTCAGATTATCGCGGCGGCAAAGACAAGCTGATTGGGTGGTTCGTTGGTCAGGTGATGAAGCAAACCGGCGGTAAGGCGAACCCAGGGATGCTGAACGAGTTGCTCAAGAAAAAGCTCGCTCCTTAG